A single region of the Zootoca vivipara chromosome 2, rZooViv1.1, whole genome shotgun sequence genome encodes:
- the TRH gene encoding thyrotropin releasing hormone, which produces MTSVQRLLLLLSLAFASVCVNVGQPFPEGVENEGKSNLDGILQRAENIILKSILKKVDNDKEDPNKEPGAFQPDWISKRQHPGKRSLYDLEKKQHPGKREDEEGEFDPYLEVQKSQHPGRSYLREQYLDLPSSSQLAYLDEFSKRQHPGRRYLTYSKRQHPGKRSWEEEIDEGEQNLEKRQHPGKRYLVDAENPDYTTVPCEPQDSFECSKGSLLLELLDNVSKGRLDEKRQHPGRRSSWDGAVEEEE; this is translated from the exons ATGACATCGGTCCagcggctcctgctgctgctctccttgGCTTTTGCCAGCGTCTGTGTCAACGTGGGGCAGCCGTTTCCAGAGGGGGTGGAGAACGAGGGAAAGAGCAATCTGGATGGCATCCTCCAAAGGGCAGAAAACATCATCTTGAAGTCCATTTTGAAGAAGGTGGACAATGACAAAGAAGATCCCAACAAAG AGCCAGGAGCTTTTCAGCCAGACTGGATCTCGAAAAGGCAGCACCCTGGAAAGAGATCTCTCTATGATCTAGAAAAGAAGCAGCATCCCGGGAAAAGGGAAGAT gaagagggtgAATTTGATCCCTACTTGGAAGTGCAGAAGAGCCAGCACCCAGGCAGGAGTTACCTGCGAGAACAATACCTTGACCTGCCTAGCAGCAGCCAGCTAGCTTATCTGGATGAATTCTCCAAAAGGCAACATCCAGGCAGGAGGTACCTAACTTACAGCAAACGGCAGCACCCTGGCAAGAGGAGCTGGGAGGAGGAGATCGATGAGGGCGAGCAGAACTTGGAGAAACGGCAGCATCCAGGCAAGAGGTACCTGGTGGATGCAGAGAACCCAGACTACACTACTGTCCCCtgcgagccccaggattcctttgaaTGTAGCAAAGGCAGCTTGCTGCTAGAGTTGCTCGATAACGTAAGCAAGGGCCGCCTCGACGAGAAGCGGCAACATCCCGGAAGAAGGTCTTCATGGGATGGTGcggtggaggaagaggaatga